One window from the genome of Pseudonocardia hierapolitana encodes:
- a CDS encoding CGNR zinc finger domain-containing protein, translating into MTDAPRELPIVGGNLALDFANTVDDPLGPTRHDHVATYPDLVRWSLRVDTLDEQRAEQLLRAAEHDPGAAEAALERAHELREVLGDVFGAVADGADDIAGRWSRLRPFAADAVAAAELDTRSGAYRWSWSGADDPAVVLHPVATAATDLLVSAELGRVKRCARCPWLYVDRSKNRSRRWCDMADCGTAEKMGRYVARRAARRRGA; encoded by the coding sequence ATGACGGATGCCCCGAGGGAGCTGCCGATCGTCGGCGGCAACCTCGCGCTCGACTTCGCCAACACCGTCGACGACCCGCTCGGCCCGACCCGGCACGACCACGTCGCCACCTACCCGGACCTGGTCCGCTGGTCGCTGCGGGTGGACACCCTGGACGAGCAGCGCGCCGAGCAGCTGCTCAGGGCCGCCGAGCACGACCCCGGGGCCGCGGAAGCGGCGCTGGAGCGGGCGCACGAGTTGCGCGAGGTGCTGGGAGACGTCTTCGGCGCCGTCGCCGACGGCGCGGACGACATCGCGGGGCGCTGGAGCCGGCTGCGCCCCTTCGCCGCCGACGCCGTCGCGGCCGCGGAGCTGGACACCCGCTCGGGCGCGTATCGCTGGTCGTGGTCCGGCGCCGACGATCCGGCGGTCGTCCTGCACCCGGTGGCGACGGCCGCGACCGACCTGCTGGTCAGCGCGGAACTCGGGCGGGTCAAGCGCTGCGCGCGCTGCCCCTGGCTGTACGTGGACCGGTCGAAGAACCGCAGCCGGCGCTGGTGCGACATGGCCGACTGCGGCACGGCCGAGAAGATGGGCCGCTACGTCGCACGGCGCGCGGCTCGGCGCCGCGGGGCCTGA
- a CDS encoding bifunctional folylpolyglutamate synthase/dihydrofolate synthase, whose product MSDERDERPEGEGELPTPEDAVVSHVLDAIRGGDTPDVVPAQSSTLGYAEFLAVEQELNRRWPETVMEPSLDRIATLVDVLGEPHRGYPVVHLTGTNGKTSTARMVDAILTEVGLRTGRYTSPHLQRATERINIDNRPISPEKYVQVYRDVKPFVELVDLKEGVALSKFEVLTAMAFSAFADAPVEAAVVEVGLGGRWDATNVADGSVAVITPIGLDHAEYLGTDILGIAREKAGIIKPGAVAVLAAQEKAVADVLLERCVEVDAQVAREGVEFGVREREIAVGGQRLVLQGLGGTYDDVFLPLHGEHQANNAALALAAAEALVGAGPQQPLDADVVRAALAGVISPGRLERLAAGPGVPTVLADAAHNPHGARALAAALTTEFRFTRLVGVLGVMREKDVRGILAELEPVLQEVVITSNSSPRAMDPDELGALAVEVFGSARVSVEPVLREAVDQARELAEEGGESGVGVVITGSVVTAGEVRTLFGKEPA is encoded by the coding sequence GTGAGCGACGAGCGCGACGAGCGGCCCGAGGGCGAGGGCGAGCTCCCCACGCCCGAGGACGCGGTGGTGTCGCACGTCCTCGACGCGATCCGCGGCGGGGACACCCCGGACGTGGTGCCTGCCCAGTCGTCCACGCTCGGCTACGCGGAGTTCCTCGCGGTCGAGCAGGAGCTGAACCGGCGCTGGCCGGAGACGGTCATGGAGCCGTCACTCGACCGGATCGCCACGCTCGTGGACGTGCTGGGCGAGCCGCACCGCGGATACCCGGTGGTGCACCTGACCGGCACCAACGGCAAGACCTCCACGGCGCGCATGGTCGACGCCATCCTCACCGAGGTGGGGCTGCGCACCGGCCGCTACACCAGCCCGCACCTGCAGCGGGCCACCGAGCGGATCAACATCGACAACCGCCCGATCTCGCCCGAGAAGTACGTGCAGGTCTACCGGGACGTGAAGCCGTTCGTGGAGCTGGTCGACCTCAAGGAAGGGGTCGCGCTCTCGAAGTTCGAGGTGCTCACGGCGATGGCGTTCTCGGCCTTCGCCGACGCGCCGGTGGAGGCGGCGGTCGTCGAGGTCGGGCTGGGCGGGCGCTGGGACGCCACCAACGTGGCCGACGGCTCGGTCGCGGTGATCACCCCGATCGGCCTCGACCACGCGGAGTACCTCGGCACGGACATCCTCGGCATCGCACGCGAGAAGGCGGGCATCATCAAGCCCGGCGCCGTCGCCGTGCTGGCCGCCCAGGAGAAGGCGGTGGCCGACGTCCTGCTGGAGCGCTGCGTCGAGGTGGACGCGCAGGTCGCGCGCGAGGGCGTCGAGTTCGGCGTGCGCGAGCGGGAGATCGCCGTGGGCGGGCAGCGCCTCGTGCTGCAGGGCCTGGGCGGCACCTACGACGACGTCTTCCTCCCGCTGCACGGCGAGCACCAGGCGAACAACGCGGCGTTGGCGCTGGCCGCCGCCGAGGCGCTGGTCGGCGCGGGCCCGCAGCAGCCCCTCGACGCCGACGTGGTGCGGGCGGCGTTGGCGGGTGTCATCTCCCCGGGGCGGCTGGAGCGGCTCGCCGCCGGTCCGGGCGTGCCCACGGTGCTCGCCGACGCCGCCCACAACCCGCACGGCGCCCGGGCGCTCGCCGCGGCGCTCACCACCGAGTTCCGCTTCACCCGGCTGGTCGGCGTGCTCGGCGTGATGCGGGAGAAGGACGTCCGCGGCATCCTCGCCGAGCTGGAGCCCGTGCTGCAGGAGGTCGTGATCACCTCCAACTCCTCGCCACGGGCGATGGATCCGGACGAGCTGGGTGCGCTCGCGGTCGAGGTGTTCGGCTCCGCCCGCGTGAGCGTCGAGCCCGTGCTCCGCGAGGCCGTCGACCAGGCTCGCGAGCTGGCGGAGGAGGGTGGTGAGTCCGGGGTCGGCGTCGTCATCACCGGATCCGTGGTCACCGCGGGCGAAGTGCGCACCCTCTTCGGCAAGGAACCGGCATGA
- a CDS encoding DUF4233 domain-containing protein, with protein MTAPDPMKGLRGVYAATLTLEAIVVALALLVLSKFGEGATPFGVTVIVGLAVAMIVAAGVQRRPWGLWFALGLQGVMILCGLLVPALGVMGVVFALVWAGILLLRRDLLGKMARGELPSQQVHDRE; from the coding sequence ATGACCGCCCCCGACCCCATGAAGGGGCTGCGGGGTGTGTACGCCGCCACGCTCACCCTCGAGGCGATCGTCGTGGCGCTCGCCCTGCTCGTGCTGTCGAAGTTCGGCGAGGGCGCTACTCCGTTCGGCGTGACGGTGATCGTCGGGCTGGCAGTGGCGATGATCGTCGCGGCGGGCGTGCAGCGCAGGCCGTGGGGGCTCTGGTTCGCGCTCGGCCTGCAGGGCGTGATGATCCTCTGCGGGCTGCTCGTGCCGGCGCTCGGCGTGATGGGTGTGGTGTTCGCGCTGGTGTGGGCCGGGATCCTGCTGCTGCGCCGCGATCTTCTCGGCAAGATGGCCCGCGGTGAGCTGCCCAGCCAGCAGGTGCACGACCGCGAGTGA